Proteins from a genomic interval of Cognatishimia sp. WU-CL00825:
- a CDS encoding MupA/Atu3671 family FMN-dependent luciferase-like monooxygenase — translation MSLLSKSANASQTAVLIGNESLLVQCAEIWMSSGHKIAQIVTRNSEISDWAKVKDIPVTLHLGPLKFVEITRGFDWLLSIANLQIIPQDMLDLAQRGAVNFHDGPLPKFAGLNAPVWARIAGQTWHGVTWHMIEGDVDTGDILVQREFEITERDTALTLNTKCFSAAIDSFPDVVTALEAEKLPRQPQDLAGRDYYGLDMRPEAAARLDFRKAAKDLVALVHGLDHGGYFNPLCCPKIAVQGQIFATGFAEIINRNGTPGQVLAVEENHLTVATQTNAVRLGGFTDLNGKAVSLNTLVEEGQTLPSLENTAGLTVAMQAVAKHDNFWRKWLSDFMPTKLPLIAPHREQADWSALPVATPAELTEQACIAAIGLLAKSSGAENSVQLALVQPGQSKAVGYINPWVPIGFDLSPEKMVSELVDQVQHTCELLRRKDSFALDIIARDNNLSSLETPDIAIISDQDAMPLEDAAMNFVLNDGKLRLRYDRNRLEETHAARLVARFELILSQMSGATGVISDLQVLPEDERRAVLSMWRNDQNDPLPDQSIHAAISEQAKKTPDATAVVFEHQKLTYAELETRANQTAQVLVQMGVSKGDIVGVHCKRSLDLIIACLAILKSGAVYLPLDPGFPADRLAIYVQDSAAKHIISQSSIADTLPASDAQILLIDVDPSITQASENDLEAGVNGQDLAYLIFTSGSTGRPKGVMVEHRNVANFFAAMDEVIPHCEQATWMAVTSLSFDISVLELFYTLSRGFKLVLSGDESATQISDGPVGTSEQGMEFSLYYWGNDDVSGANKYDLLLEGAKFADENGFCAVWTPERHFHAFGGPYPNPSVTGAAVAAVTKNIGVRAGSCVAPLHHTARIAEEWAVIDNLTNGQAGLAIASGWQPDDFVLRPENTPPNNKPAMFQQIADLRKLWKGEAVEFARQDGGMFAAVTQPRPISAQPEIWVTTAGNPETWKDAGRNGCHVLTHLLGQSIEEVGEKIKLYKAALRDAGHDPADFKITLMLHTFVGADREVAREMAREPMKDYLRAAAGLIKQYAWAFPAFKKPKGVNNPFELDLGILSDEELDSILEFAFMRYFEDSGMFGTIDDCVQRAEDLKKIGVTEIACLIDYGIANSDVLEGLKPLAQVVKAANQTGGVAENDVSIAAQVLRHKVTHMQCTPSMARMLTLNEEATTALSQIKHLFLGGEALSGGLVQDLNACTSAQITNMYGPTETTVWSTTAPANVVPGTVQIGGPVANTVLYILDADMQPVALGVSGELYIGGAGVTRGYWKQEALTADRFVQSPFGDGERLYRTGDLVRARLDGGLDFLSRADHQVKLRGYRIELGEIENLISKFNNVSQAVVIAREDARGDPRLVAYIQGDADEAKLKAYLAATLPDYMIPSHFEMLEALPLTPNKKVDRNALPAPKKRALPLNVAPQDAPQTTVAQGIAEVWSRILGVQNISTSDNFFDLGGHSLLAVQAHREMRETLGHKQLSITDIFRFPTLASLAGRVEKLTGAQAAPDQTNLNKNAATPAETDRAQSRQDAMSKRRAMRARRREKLS, via the coding sequence ATGAGTTTACTGAGCAAATCCGCAAATGCGTCTCAGACAGCAGTGTTGATTGGCAACGAGTCGTTGCTGGTACAGTGTGCTGAGATTTGGATGAGCTCAGGTCACAAAATTGCCCAAATTGTCACGCGCAATTCTGAAATTTCTGATTGGGCAAAAGTCAAAGACATTCCGGTTACATTGCATCTAGGCCCGCTTAAATTTGTCGAAATCACACGGGGTTTTGACTGGTTGCTGAGCATCGCAAATTTGCAAATAATTCCGCAGGATATGCTGGATCTGGCGCAGCGCGGCGCAGTGAATTTCCATGACGGTCCTTTGCCCAAATTCGCGGGTTTGAACGCGCCGGTTTGGGCGCGCATCGCTGGCCAAACCTGGCATGGTGTCACCTGGCATATGATTGAGGGCGACGTTGATACCGGTGACATCCTGGTACAGCGCGAATTTGAGATTACCGAGCGCGACACCGCTTTGACCTTGAATACCAAATGTTTTTCAGCGGCCATAGACAGCTTTCCGGATGTGGTTACGGCGCTTGAGGCGGAAAAGTTACCGCGCCAACCTCAGGATTTGGCAGGACGTGACTATTATGGTCTGGACATGCGTCCAGAAGCTGCCGCACGTCTTGATTTTCGAAAAGCAGCTAAGGATCTGGTCGCGTTAGTACATGGTCTTGATCATGGTGGGTATTTCAATCCGCTGTGCTGCCCAAAAATCGCAGTGCAAGGCCAAATTTTTGCCACTGGTTTTGCCGAAATTATTAACAGAAATGGCACTCCTGGGCAGGTTTTGGCAGTAGAAGAAAACCATTTGACCGTCGCTACCCAAACAAACGCTGTTCGCTTGGGTGGATTTACAGATTTGAACGGCAAGGCTGTGTCCCTCAATACACTGGTTGAAGAGGGGCAGACTTTGCCGTCTCTGGAAAATACCGCTGGGTTGACCGTCGCGATGCAAGCCGTTGCCAAACACGATAACTTTTGGCGCAAGTGGCTATCTGACTTTATGCCCACCAAGTTACCCCTGATTGCGCCACATAGAGAGCAAGCTGACTGGAGTGCATTGCCAGTTGCAACGCCAGCTGAGTTGACAGAGCAAGCCTGCATTGCAGCCATCGGCTTATTGGCAAAATCAAGCGGAGCCGAAAATTCTGTACAGCTGGCACTGGTGCAGCCAGGTCAATCCAAAGCCGTTGGTTACATCAATCCTTGGGTGCCAATCGGCTTTGATCTTTCACCCGAAAAAATGGTTTCGGAACTTGTCGATCAAGTGCAGCATACGTGCGAATTACTGCGTCGTAAGGACAGTTTTGCGTTGGATATTATCGCGCGAGATAATAATCTGAGCAGCCTTGAAACACCTGATATTGCAATAATTTCTGATCAGGATGCGATGCCGCTTGAAGATGCGGCAATGAATTTCGTTCTAAACGACGGAAAGCTGCGCCTGCGCTATGATCGCAACCGGCTAGAGGAAACCCATGCCGCGCGCTTGGTGGCACGCTTTGAATTGATCTTGTCGCAAATGTCTGGTGCGACAGGCGTAATTTCGGATCTTCAGGTGTTGCCAGAGGACGAACGTCGCGCGGTGTTATCAATGTGGCGTAACGACCAAAATGATCCGCTGCCTGATCAATCCATTCACGCGGCAATTTCTGAGCAAGCCAAAAAAACTCCGGATGCTACAGCTGTTGTCTTTGAACACCAAAAACTAACCTATGCCGAGCTAGAAACCCGTGCCAATCAAACTGCGCAAGTGTTAGTGCAGATGGGCGTCAGCAAGGGCGATATAGTCGGTGTACACTGCAAACGCTCGCTGGACCTGATCATCGCTTGTCTTGCGATCCTCAAGTCCGGTGCGGTATACTTGCCGCTGGATCCAGGGTTTCCAGCGGACCGTCTGGCCATTTACGTGCAAGACAGCGCGGCAAAGCATATTATTTCGCAATCATCAATCGCGGATACTCTTCCAGCCTCTGATGCACAAATTTTGCTGATCGACGTTGACCCAAGTATAACACAGGCGTCAGAAAACGATTTAGAAGCTGGCGTAAATGGTCAGGACCTTGCTTATTTGATATTCACCTCTGGTTCGACAGGTCGTCCCAAAGGCGTCATGGTAGAGCATCGTAATGTGGCAAATTTCTTTGCGGCTATGGATGAGGTAATCCCGCATTGCGAGCAGGCAACGTGGATGGCTGTCACAAGCCTGTCTTTTGATATTTCAGTGTTGGAATTGTTTTATACGCTATCACGCGGATTTAAGTTGGTTCTTAGTGGTGATGAAAGCGCTACACAGATTTCTGATGGTCCTGTGGGCACCAGCGAACAGGGTATGGAGTTTAGCCTGTATTACTGGGGCAATGATGATGTTTCAGGCGCAAACAAATATGATTTGCTGCTTGAAGGTGCAAAATTTGCAGACGAAAATGGGTTTTGTGCGGTCTGGACGCCAGAGCGGCATTTTCATGCTTTTGGTGGACCTTACCCAAATCCTTCGGTGACTGGGGCCGCAGTTGCCGCCGTGACCAAGAATATAGGTGTACGTGCTGGCAGTTGCGTCGCGCCTTTGCATCATACGGCGCGCATCGCAGAAGAATGGGCCGTGATAGATAACCTGACAAACGGACAGGCCGGGCTTGCGATTGCGAGTGGCTGGCAGCCCGATGATTTTGTTTTGCGCCCAGAAAACACACCGCCAAACAACAAGCCCGCAATGTTTCAGCAAATTGCTGATCTGCGTAAGCTTTGGAAAGGCGAGGCCGTTGAATTTGCCCGCCAAGACGGTGGAATGTTTGCCGCTGTTACCCAGCCTCGCCCAATTTCTGCACAGCCTGAAATTTGGGTTACAACTGCTGGAAATCCGGAAACCTGGAAAGATGCAGGTCGCAACGGGTGTCATGTTTTGACCCATTTGCTGGGGCAAAGTATCGAAGAAGTTGGCGAAAAGATAAAGCTATACAAAGCGGCGCTTCGCGACGCCGGGCACGATCCTGCGGACTTTAAGATCACGTTGATGTTGCATACATTTGTAGGGGCTGATCGAGAGGTCGCACGCGAAATGGCACGCGAGCCTATGAAAGATTATTTGCGCGCAGCGGCTGGCCTGATCAAGCAATACGCATGGGCGTTTCCGGCGTTCAAAAAGCCCAAAGGTGTCAACAACCCATTCGAGCTGGACTTGGGCATTCTGAGCGACGAAGAACTGGACAGCATTCTGGAATTCGCGTTCATGCGCTATTTTGAAGACTCTGGCATGTTCGGCACCATCGACGATTGTGTGCAACGCGCAGAGGACCTTAAGAAAATTGGCGTCACCGAAATTGCTTGTCTCATTGACTACGGCATTGCAAATTCCGATGTGCTCGAGGGCCTCAAGCCTTTGGCGCAGGTGGTAAAAGCTGCAAATCAGACAGGCGGCGTTGCTGAAAATGATGTGTCTATTGCAGCGCAAGTTTTACGCCATAAGGTCACGCATATGCAATGCACGCCTTCGATGGCACGCATGTTGACCCTGAACGAAGAGGCGACAACGGCACTCAGTCAAATCAAGCATCTCTTTCTTGGTGGAGAAGCGCTTTCGGGGGGGTTGGTGCAGGACCTTAACGCCTGCACCTCAGCGCAGATCACCAACATGTATGGTCCAACGGAAACCACCGTTTGGTCCACAACAGCCCCTGCAAATGTCGTTCCCGGTACTGTTCAAATTGGGGGACCAGTTGCCAACACTGTACTCTACATTTTGGACGCTGACATGCAGCCAGTTGCCTTAGGGGTCTCTGGCGAACTCTACATTGGCGGTGCCGGCGTGACACGAGGGTATTGGAAACAAGAAGCCCTGACTGCGGACCGCTTTGTTCAGAGTCCTTTTGGGGATGGCGAGCGTTTGTACCGGACGGGCGATCTTGTGCGTGCACGTTTGGACGGCGGTCTAGATTTCCTAAGCAGGGCTGATCACCAAGTGAAATTGCGCGGGTATCGTATTGAACTTGGCGAAATTGAGAACTTAATATCTAAATTTAACAATGTGTCACAAGCGGTTGTTATTGCAAGGGAAGATGCGCGTGGAGATCCGCGTTTGGTTGCATACATTCAAGGGGATGCCGATGAGGCGAAATTGAAGGCTTACTTAGCCGCTACCTTGCCTGATTATATGATACCCAGTCACTTTGAAATGCTTGAAGCATTGCCCCTGACCCCAAATAAAAAGGTCGATCGCAATGCTTTGCCTGCACCGAAAAAACGCGCCTTGCCGCTGAATGTTGCACCGCAGGACGCACCTCAAACTACTGTCGCCCAGGGTATCGCCGAGGTGTGGTCCCGGATATTGGGTGTGCAAAATATTTCCACGTCCGACAATTTTTTTGATCTCGGGGGACACAGCCTTTTAGCGGTGCAGGCGCATCGAGAAATGCGTGAAACTTTGGGGCATAAACAATTGTCGATCACAGATATTTTTCGTTTCCCGACGCTGGCGTCATTGGCCGGACGGGTCGAGAAGCTTACCGGTGCGCAGGCGGCACCGGATCAAACAAACCTAAATAAAAATGCGGCAACACCGGCAGAAACGGATCGGGCGCAATCACGCCAGGACGCTATGTCAAAACGCCGCGCAATGCGAGCACGTCGAAGGGAAAAATTGTCATGA
- a CDS encoding 4'-phosphopantetheinyl transferase superfamily protein, with protein sequence MRRLSMLEMAARVMAPVGVAVAVTSPKADPEPLWPAEESAMASAQPKRRTEFANGRAAARKALQALGRAPSAVPMGDDRAPVWPRAVVGSISHDEKSCIAIVAERDRYQALGIDIEPALPLEAELFARICRPEELAWLRQLPFQSRGIVARRFFCAKEAIYKCQYTVSKEIFDFQSLSIVFDKQGGFEARLMRDVPGFAKGTVFQGLTNLVGEQLVSICYISEGVGEDSGFPTSVMG encoded by the coding sequence ATGAGACGTTTATCTATGTTGGAAATGGCTGCGCGGGTGATGGCCCCTGTCGGCGTTGCTGTCGCTGTGACATCGCCCAAGGCAGACCCAGAACCTCTTTGGCCAGCGGAAGAGTCTGCAATGGCCAGCGCACAACCAAAGCGGCGCACAGAGTTTGCAAATGGACGTGCGGCTGCCCGAAAGGCATTGCAGGCATTGGGCCGAGCGCCATCCGCAGTTCCGATGGGCGATGATCGCGCACCGGTTTGGCCACGTGCCGTGGTCGGCAGTATTTCGCATGATGAAAAGTCTTGCATCGCGATTGTCGCTGAGCGCGACCGTTACCAAGCCCTTGGCATTGATATTGAACCTGCCTTGCCCCTGGAGGCAGAGCTGTTTGCGCGGATTTGCCGCCCAGAAGAGCTAGCCTGGTTGCGTCAATTACCATTTCAGTCGCGTGGTATCGTGGCGCGGCGTTTCTTTTGCGCAAAAGAAGCGATTTATAAGTGCCAGTACACGGTTAGCAAAGAAATATTTGATTTTCAGTCGCTTAGCATTGTTTTCGACAAACAGGGTGGTTTTGAAGCACGCCTTATGCGCGATGTCCCTGGCTTTGCCAAAGGCACGGTATTTCAGGGACTTACAAATCTTGTTGGCGAACAATTGGTAAGCATTTGTTATATTTCTGAGGGCGTTGGTGAGGATTCAGGCTTTCCAACTTCGGTCATGGGATAA
- a CDS encoding Wzz/FepE/Etk N-terminal domain-containing protein, whose amino-acid sequence MKRLATVDEILSAILRHIVLLAMVIALGVAASLFYALSLPRSFETTAIIQIEQPQVQQSMGAGDTVNARTLQQLQIIEQRVMSRDNLLVIIDKLDLYSEFPEMSDNEKVVALREAAGVSRVSDPALAWRPDIIPTALNIVVRLGDPELAAQVANELVSNVLEQNKSRRAGRAQETLDFFVSEESRIGATIEKLEITVADFKRDNAEFLTAGLNGQREQLLLLQQEKLELEREFVELNTGLRGARNAAFENRVAQLNQQSELLDRRIDVIEALVRQAPEVERELSGLERQLQKLTDQYQIITRNQAEAEMSLMLQASQQGESFRVLERAVVPEKPVAPNRKRIAFLGCILSAIAGLLVVGFLEMRNPIIRTEHQLERHLGLRAVAVIPNVQVARERAWRRAFWIVGIIVFVVACVMVLAVVSAR is encoded by the coding sequence ATGAAACGCCTGGCCACAGTCGACGAAATTTTGAGCGCAATTTTGCGCCATATAGTATTGTTAGCGATGGTTATCGCCCTTGGTGTGGCCGCGTCGTTGTTTTATGCGTTAAGCCTGCCACGATCTTTCGAAACAACGGCAATCATTCAAATTGAACAGCCTCAAGTGCAGCAGTCCATGGGGGCAGGCGACACGGTTAACGCGCGTACTTTGCAGCAATTGCAGATTATCGAGCAAAGGGTAATGTCGCGCGATAATCTGTTGGTTATTATCGACAAACTCGACCTTTATAGCGAATTTCCGGAAATGAGCGACAACGAAAAGGTCGTCGCTTTGCGTGAAGCTGCGGGCGTGTCGCGTGTCTCAGATCCTGCTCTAGCGTGGCGGCCTGACATCATTCCGACGGCTTTGAATATTGTGGTGCGCCTTGGCGATCCCGAGTTGGCAGCCCAAGTTGCCAACGAACTGGTTAGCAATGTACTAGAACAAAACAAAAGCCGTCGTGCCGGGCGCGCGCAAGAGACTCTCGATTTCTTTGTAAGCGAAGAAAGCCGTATTGGGGCAACCATCGAGAAACTAGAAATCACAGTTGCTGATTTCAAACGTGACAACGCTGAGTTTTTAACTGCTGGACTGAATGGGCAACGCGAACAATTGCTGTTGCTGCAGCAAGAAAAGCTTGAATTGGAGCGCGAATTTGTTGAGTTGAATACAGGGTTGCGTGGCGCACGGAATGCGGCTTTTGAAAATCGAGTTGCGCAATTGAACCAACAGTCCGAACTATTGGACCGACGGATCGACGTGATCGAAGCATTGGTGCGTCAGGCACCCGAAGTCGAGCGTGAACTGAGCGGCCTTGAGCGGCAGCTGCAAAAATTGACCGATCAATATCAAATTATCACACGCAACCAGGCCGAAGCAGAAATGAGTTTAATGCTACAAGCTAGCCAGCAGGGTGAGAGTTTTCGCGTGCTTGAACGCGCGGTCGTACCTGAAAAACCTGTTGCACCTAACCGCAAACGCATTGCCTTTTTGGGCTGTATCCTGAGCGCAATTGCTGGATTGCTCGTGGTTGGCTTTCTAGAGATGCGAAACCCGATTATCCGCACGGAACATCAGCTTGAACGCCATCTGGGGCTTCGCGCTGTTGCGGTCATTCCAAATGTGCAAGTGGCCCGCGAACGCGCTTGGCGTCGCGCATTTTGGATCGTTGGGATAATCGTTTTTGTAGTGGCATGTGTGATGGTCCTTGCGGTTGTATCCGCGCGTTAA
- a CDS encoding sugar transferase — translation MAYFERRDVALPKSADSSLRGLYRDSLKRFFDLLVVALLAVPVLAIVALLSVFIMRDGKSPFYLQKRVGKNGREFHMIKLRSMVPNADALLSQHLAQDPEARREWDLMQKLKHDPRITSVGRFIRKTSLDELPQLLNVLTGEMSMVGPRPMMPCQKEIYPGRAYYDMRPGITGLWQVSERNEASFSQRAFYDNQYHTELGLGTDLAIMARTVAVVFSATGH, via the coding sequence ATGGCATATTTCGAACGGCGCGATGTCGCGTTGCCCAAATCTGCAGACAGTTCGCTTCGCGGATTGTATCGCGACAGCCTAAAACGGTTTTTCGACCTGTTGGTCGTAGCGCTTTTGGCTGTGCCAGTGCTCGCTATAGTGGCGTTGCTGTCGGTCTTTATCATGCGCGACGGCAAGTCACCGTTTTATCTGCAAAAACGCGTCGGTAAGAACGGCCGAGAGTTCCACATGATCAAATTGCGCAGCATGGTGCCGAATGCAGATGCGTTGTTGTCCCAACATCTGGCGCAGGACCCAGAAGCTCGCCGTGAATGGGATTTGATGCAGAAACTTAAGCACGATCCACGCATCACGTCTGTTGGTCGCTTTATCCGCAAAACGTCTTTGGATGAACTTCCACAGCTGTTGAATGTTTTGACCGGTGAAATGTCGATGGTTGGTCCGCGCCCGATGATGCCTTGCCAGAAAGAGATTTATCCTGGTCGTGCATATTACGATATGCGCCCTGGCATAACTGGTTTGTGGCAGGTGTCAGAACGAAACGAAGCAAGCTTTTCGCAGCGCGCCTTCTACGACAACCAATATCACACAGAACTAGGCCTTGGCACGGACCTGGCGATTATGGCGCGCACTGTAGCCGTTGTTTTTTCAGCGACCGGTCACTAA
- a CDS encoding serine acetyltransferase: MSETVEISAEIPDWNREAVRCFWDPGPKLIRSIRRYQDAKSRSGIWGQITSKYWVLVHRFWSVITQSEIHLHMEIGGGLMLPHPTGIILHPDCTLGVNCLIFQQVTISNAVKVGGHVDFGAGAKILGPLQIDDHAAIGANAVVTRDVKAHETWVGIPAKPL, from the coding sequence GTGTCTGAAACTGTTGAAATCTCTGCCGAAATCCCTGATTGGAATCGTGAGGCTGTACGTTGCTTTTGGGATCCGGGCCCCAAATTGATCCGATCGATCCGCAGGTATCAAGACGCGAAATCGCGTAGCGGTATTTGGGGCCAAATTACCAGCAAGTATTGGGTGCTTGTGCACCGATTTTGGTCGGTGATCACCCAGAGTGAAATTCACCTGCATATGGAGATTGGTGGGGGATTGATGTTGCCGCACCCAACCGGAATCATTCTTCATCCGGATTGTACACTTGGTGTAAACTGTCTTATTTTTCAGCAAGTTACCATTTCAAACGCGGTAAAAGTTGGAGGACATGTCGACTTCGGCGCAGGTGCAAAAATCCTTGGCCCGTTGCAGATCGACGACCATGCCGCTATCGGTGCCAACGCTGTTGTAACACGAGATGTCAAAGCGCACGAAACTTGGGTTGGCATCCCGGCCAAACCGCTTTAA
- a CDS encoding WecB/TagA/CpsF family glycosyltransferase, with the protein MRFKTAKGEIAVNVPDRASLETIVRQKFQQKQGFSLATLNLDHLVKMAKSTAYYKVYQAQDYVVADGNPIVWMSRLAAKPVDLIPGSEMVLPLARWASEEGRTVALFGSSQNALEAAADDLRRHVPSLQIVCLIAPSFGFDVNSETAIKYLTQIESSGASLCFVALGAPKQETFAIHGRTHAPSVGFASIGAGLDFLAGTQVRAPVWVQKIACEWLWRLLESPARMWRRYLSCFAILPHHFVQSLAQRWRA; encoded by the coding sequence GTGCGTTTTAAGACCGCAAAGGGTGAGATTGCCGTAAATGTGCCAGACCGCGCATCGCTCGAGACTATTGTCCGACAAAAGTTTCAGCAAAAACAAGGGTTTTCTCTGGCGACCTTAAATTTGGATCATCTGGTCAAAATGGCCAAAAGCACTGCTTATTATAAAGTATATCAGGCGCAGGACTACGTCGTTGCCGATGGAAATCCGATTGTCTGGATGTCGCGCCTTGCAGCCAAACCAGTTGATCTGATCCCCGGATCAGAAATGGTGTTACCTCTTGCCCGATGGGCCAGCGAAGAAGGCCGCACGGTGGCGTTATTTGGCAGTAGCCAAAACGCGCTTGAAGCCGCCGCTGACGACCTTAGGCGTCATGTGCCTTCGCTGCAGATTGTTTGCCTAATTGCGCCCTCATTTGGTTTTGACGTAAACAGCGAAACGGCCATTAAATACCTGACACAAATAGAAAGTTCGGGTGCCAGCCTGTGTTTTGTTGCGCTTGGCGCACCCAAGCAAGAAACCTTTGCAATTCATGGCCGCACGCACGCCCCAAGCGTTGGATTTGCAAGTATTGGTGCTGGGCTTGATTTCTTGGCTGGCACCCAAGTGCGTGCGCCAGTTTGGGTGCAAAAAATCGCCTGCGAATGGCTGTGGCGTCTATTGGAAAGCCCGGCGCGAATGTGGCGCCGATATCTGTCGTGTTTCGCAATTCTACCTCACCACTTTGTGCAGTCACTCGCGCAAAGATGGCGCGCGTGA
- a CDS encoding Gfo/Idh/MocA family oxidoreductase: MTSLSIIGCGFVADLYMRSLTTFPDINVTQVYDRDADRLAEFSSYWNVPSVSSLETFFASLSAGSVVVNLTNPSSHHDINKACLSAGHHVYSEKPLAVRMDDAIELHELAQSKGLLLASAPCSALAQSAQTLGKAIRDGVAGTPRLIYAELDDGFVPQAPFDNWRSESGALWPAKDEFEVGCTLEHAGYYLSWLIAWFGRVERVIAASAEVLPHKQPSGKGTPDFSTATLFFANGPVVRLTCSIVAPHDHQIRVIGDDGVLSLKKAWDNGATVKFHRRFRVRRRLLENPIGRKIKLGKATHPKVGRWGAASMNFALGPVEMLDAIAQDRPCRLSGEFALHLNEVTLAIQNAGRDAGVQIMTTTCAPMEPMPWAL; the protein is encoded by the coding sequence ATGACGTCATTGTCCATCATAGGATGTGGGTTTGTGGCTGACCTTTACATGAGGTCGCTGACAACCTTTCCAGATATTAACGTGACGCAGGTCTATGATCGAGATGCTGATCGATTGGCAGAATTTTCATCATATTGGAATGTGCCTAGCGTCAGCAGCCTGGAAACATTTTTTGCCTCGCTGTCAGCTGGTAGTGTTGTGGTTAATTTGACCAATCCCAGCAGCCATCATGACATTAACAAAGCATGCCTTAGTGCCGGTCATCACGTGTATTCTGAAAAACCGTTGGCGGTCAGGATGGATGACGCTATCGAATTGCATGAGCTGGCGCAATCAAAGGGGTTGCTTCTCGCCTCTGCGCCATGCAGCGCGTTGGCTCAGTCTGCACAAACGCTGGGCAAAGCCATTCGCGATGGTGTCGCAGGCACGCCCCGTCTGATCTATGCCGAATTGGATGACGGGTTTGTCCCGCAGGCACCTTTTGACAATTGGCGAAGCGAAAGCGGAGCACTTTGGCCGGCAAAAGACGAATTTGAGGTCGGGTGCACCCTAGAGCACGCTGGGTATTACCTAAGTTGGTTGATCGCTTGGTTTGGCCGAGTTGAGCGTGTGATAGCGGCGTCGGCCGAAGTCTTGCCGCATAAGCAACCAAGCGGGAAGGGAACCCCTGATTTTTCGACCGCTACGCTGTTTTTTGCAAATGGCCCTGTCGTGCGCCTGACGTGTTCTATTGTCGCGCCACACGATCATCAGATCCGTGTCATTGGTGATGACGGTGTTCTAAGTTTGAAAAAGGCTTGGGATAACGGCGCAACCGTGAAATTTCATCGCCGTTTTCGTGTGCGCCGCAGGCTGCTGGAAAACCCGATTGGCCGCAAAATTAAGCTCGGCAAGGCCACCCACCCAAAAGTTGGGCGTTGGGGGGCCGCTTCGATGAATTTTGCTCTGGGGCCAGTCGAAATGCTAGATGCCATTGCCCAGGATCGCCCCTGCAGGTTGTCAGGTGAATTTGCCTTGCATTTGAACGAAGTGACCTTGGCCATTCAGAACGCAGGCCGTGATGCAGGGGTGCAAATCATGACAACCACCTGCGCGCCAATGGAGCCGATGCCATGGGCGCTTTAG